A single Thermosynechococcus vestitus BP-1 DNA region contains:
- a CDS encoding ABC transporter permease, with the protein MIDHRWQKFSLSDWLLWVGGAICGTFLLLAVLAPLGQALGWIANPQEFLDFPIHAPPSPQHWFGTNRLGYDVFARTIFGAQAALQVVFVATLLSLLVGLPLGLLSGYQGGWLDRGLLFFMDTLYTLPGLLLAATVAFVVGKGVLNGAIALSVAYIPQYYRVVRNHTVSLKNEVFIEAARALGASTPRILHRYLLVNVLPSLPVLFTLNAADAILTLAGLGFLGLGLPPQVPEWGQDLRQALDGLSVGVWWTTLFPGLAMTLLVVGLSLLGEGLGERLDPRQLS; encoded by the coding sequence ATGATCGACCACCGTTGGCAGAAATTCAGCCTCTCGGATTGGTTATTGTGGGTGGGAGGGGCCATTTGTGGAACTTTTCTGCTACTGGCGGTTCTTGCGCCCCTTGGCCAAGCCCTCGGTTGGATTGCCAACCCCCAAGAATTTCTTGACTTTCCGATTCATGCCCCCCCCTCACCACAGCACTGGTTCGGCACCAATCGCCTTGGCTACGATGTGTTTGCGCGCACCATCTTTGGTGCCCAAGCCGCTTTGCAGGTGGTCTTTGTGGCAACGCTTTTGAGCTTGCTGGTGGGGCTACCCCTCGGACTGCTCAGTGGTTACCAAGGGGGCTGGCTAGATCGCGGGCTACTCTTTTTTATGGATACGCTCTACACGTTACCGGGGCTCTTACTGGCGGCAACGGTGGCCTTTGTGGTTGGCAAGGGGGTGCTCAATGGGGCGATCGCCCTCAGTGTTGCCTACATTCCCCAGTACTATCGGGTGGTGCGCAACCACACGGTGAGCCTAAAAAACGAAGTCTTTATCGAAGCCGCCCGCGCCCTCGGGGCCTCTACCCCCCGAATTCTGCACCGGTATCTTTTGGTGAACGTGCTTCCCAGTCTGCCGGTCCTCTTTACCCTCAATGCCGCCGATGCCATCCTGACCTTGGCAGGACTGGGGTTCTTGGGCTTAGGGTTGCCGCCCCAGGTGCCAGAATGGGGGCAAGATCTACGACAGGCCTTGGATGGGTTGTCGGTGGGTGTGTGGTGGACAACACTCTTTCCGGGGCTGGCCATGACACTGCTTGTAGTGGGTCTCTCGCTCCTTGGGGAGGGGTTAGGGGAACGTCTTGATCCGCGACAGTTGAGTTAG
- the plsY gene encoding glycerol-3-phosphate 1-O-acyltransferase PlsY produces the protein MTTAVILGLLALISYLLGSIPTGYLLAKALRGIDIREHGSGSTGATNVLRVVGKGPGLVTFLVDVGKGLGAILVARWVLGQAWSPVPAGWFEFVLLAIAFIAVLAHSKPIWLGWRGGKSVATGLGVLLALNAPTALATFGVFLVVLAVSRIVSLSSMTAAIALPFWFWFFTQSWPFVGFSVIAGAFVIWRHQSNIQRLLAGTEPRLGASQG, from the coding sequence GTGACCACTGCAGTGATCCTTGGACTGCTGGCGCTCATTAGCTACCTGCTGGGCTCAATTCCCACAGGCTACCTCCTGGCAAAAGCGCTGCGGGGTATTGATATTCGTGAGCATGGCTCTGGCTCAACGGGGGCAACCAATGTACTGCGGGTGGTGGGCAAAGGCCCCGGGTTGGTAACGTTTTTAGTCGATGTCGGCAAGGGCCTAGGAGCAATTCTTGTGGCGCGTTGGGTCTTGGGGCAAGCTTGGAGTCCCGTGCCCGCTGGTTGGTTTGAATTTGTACTGCTGGCGATCGCCTTCATTGCCGTTCTGGCTCACAGTAAGCCGATTTGGTTAGGCTGGCGCGGCGGCAAATCCGTTGCCACTGGCTTAGGGGTGCTCCTTGCCCTGAATGCCCCCACGGCATTGGCCACCTTTGGGGTGTTTCTGGTGGTCTTAGCAGTCAGCCGCATTGTCTCCCTGAGTTCAATGACTGCTGCGATAGCCTTGCCCTTTTGGTTTTGGTTCTTTACGCAGTCGTGGCCGTTTGTGGGCTTTAGCGTGATTGCAGGGGCTTTTGTGATTTGGCGACACCAGAGTAATATCCAACGCCTCCTGGCGGGGACGGAGCCGCGGTTGGGAGCCTCGCAGGGATAG
- a CDS encoding FKBP-type peptidyl-prolyl cis-trans isomerase: protein MVKQWVHRGCGWLLCGIVLVVVWLVAAPMAIASVPLEASTEAAGLMGNPKVVTTPSGLQYEDIVVGSGAQPQVGDRVTVHYTGMLTDGRIFDSSRDRGQPFQFQIGVGQVIKGWDEGVGSMHVGGQRRLIIPPNLGYGARGVGGVIPPNATLIFDVELLGVQ, encoded by the coding sequence ATGGTAAAACAATGGGTGCATCGAGGCTGCGGCTGGCTCCTCTGTGGTATTGTCCTAGTAGTGGTATGGTTGGTGGCCGCTCCGATGGCGATCGCCAGTGTGCCACTGGAGGCGTCAACGGAGGCTGCAGGACTGATGGGGAATCCAAAGGTGGTGACTACCCCTTCGGGTTTGCAATACGAAGATATTGTTGTCGGCTCAGGGGCACAGCCCCAGGTGGGCGATCGCGTCACGGTGCACTACACAGGAATGCTCACTGATGGCCGTATTTTTGATAGCTCCCGCGATCGCGGTCAGCCCTTCCAATTTCAAATTGGTGTCGGTCAAGTCATTAAAGGGTGGGATGAAGGGGTTGGCTCAATGCACGTCGGTGGTCAGCGGCGGCTGATTATTCCCCCGAACCTAGGCTATGGTGCCCGGGGGGTGGGCGGGGTCATTCCCCCCAATGCCACGCTGATTTTTGATGTTGAACTGTTGGGTGTGCAATAG
- a CDS encoding serine/threonine protein kinase — protein MTELMGQILGDRYELLRELGSHPGRRTYLALDRWHYEQVVLKLLLFGGGITWDDFKLFEREVAVLQTLDHPAIPRYLDYFEINTPDLKGFALVQTYIEAKSLALWQAEGRVFSEGDLRLLADRLLDILIYLHSRQPPVIHRDIKPTNILLGDRSGHDLGKVYLVDFGAVQTAIAGSTRTVVGTYGYMPPEQFGGKTLPASDLYALGMTLIYLATATPPDELPQKELRVQFQPLVSLSPPFIRWLEKMVAPALEERFDSATAARHALKQLDRSAEDASLITKTPPYGSRLQVRESPQGLLVHIPPVGLNASLFFLIPFAVAWNGFLVVWYSLAIASGFWLMAVFATGHLAVGLGLIGGILYRLLGWQVLMVSPKDLRFYEHILGFRWRHAKVLPLEVIEEIELQPRGTCRHQEDDRQQLWSKLVIRAGSQEIELTENAPRVTSRDLEWLAYTLGRYLGRRVTQARQDCRST, from the coding sequence GTGACGGAGCTGATGGGGCAAATTTTGGGCGATCGCTATGAACTCCTGCGTGAACTGGGGTCTCATCCGGGGCGGCGCACCTATCTAGCGTTGGATCGGTGGCACTATGAACAGGTGGTGCTGAAGCTACTGCTTTTTGGTGGCGGCATAACGTGGGACGACTTTAAGCTTTTTGAACGGGAGGTGGCTGTCCTGCAAACCTTGGATCACCCGGCTATTCCCCGCTATCTCGACTATTTTGAAATCAATACCCCTGATCTCAAGGGTTTTGCCCTCGTCCAAACCTACATTGAGGCAAAATCCCTCGCCCTATGGCAAGCAGAGGGACGGGTGTTTAGTGAAGGGGATTTGCGGCTTTTGGCTGACCGGCTACTGGATATTTTGATCTATCTCCATAGCCGTCAACCGCCAGTCATTCACCGCGACATTAAGCCGACAAACATTCTCTTGGGCGATCGCTCTGGTCACGATCTTGGCAAGGTCTATCTTGTGGATTTTGGCGCAGTACAAACGGCAATCGCCGGCAGCACCCGAACCGTGGTTGGCACCTATGGCTATATGCCCCCGGAACAATTTGGCGGTAAAACCCTACCCGCTAGTGATCTCTACGCCTTGGGAATGACACTCATCTATTTGGCAACCGCCACGCCCCCCGATGAGCTGCCCCAAAAAGAACTGCGGGTTCAGTTTCAACCTTTAGTGTCCCTGAGTCCCCCTTTTATCCGCTGGCTTGAAAAAATGGTCGCCCCTGCTCTTGAGGAGCGATTTGACTCCGCTACCGCTGCTCGCCACGCCCTAAAGCAACTGGACAGGTCAGCCGAGGATGCTTCACTCATCACAAAAACACCCCCCTACGGTTCCCGCCTACAGGTGAGGGAAAGCCCCCAAGGACTGCTGGTACACATTCCCCCTGTTGGCTTGAATGCCAGTCTATTCTTCCTGATTCCCTTTGCAGTGGCTTGGAATGGTTTTTTGGTGGTCTGGTACAGCCTAGCGATTGCTTCTGGCTTTTGGCTGATGGCTGTTTTTGCCACGGGTCACCTTGCGGTTGGTTTAGGCCTCATTGGCGGTATTCTCTACAGGCTATTGGGATGGCAGGTGCTGATGGTGAGCCCTAAGGATTTGCGCTTCTATGAACACATCCTTGGTTTCCGCTGGCGTCATGCCAAAGTTCTCCCCCTTGAAGTGATTGAAGAGATTGAATTGCAGCCCCGCGGCACGTGCCGCCATCAGGAGGACGATCGCCAACAGCTGTGGAGCAAACTGGTGATTCGTGCCGGTAGCCAAGAGATTGAACTCACCGAAAACGCCCCTAGGGTGACCTCAAGAGATTTGGAATGGTTGGCCTACACCCTTGGCCGCTATTTAGGGCGACGGGTCACCCAGGCTCGTCAGGACTGCCGAAGTACTTAA
- the secG gene encoding preprotein translocase subunit SecG, producing MIEKIAMGLWAFSAVGLIVLVLLHSPKGDGLAGIGGQAQLFTSTKSAETTLNRATWTLTVLFMALTVALSAGWLRSI from the coding sequence ATGATTGAAAAAATTGCCATGGGTCTGTGGGCATTTTCAGCAGTGGGCCTGATTGTATTGGTTTTGCTCCACAGCCCGAAAGGGGACGGCCTCGCTGGTATTGGCGGTCAAGCCCAGCTTTTTACCAGCACCAAAAGTGCAGAAACCACATTAAACCGTGCCACGTGGACATTGACAGTGTTGTTTATGGCCCTCACGGTTGCCCTCAGTGCTGGTTGGCTGCGCTCAATTTAG
- the radA gene encoding DNA repair protein RadA: MPKPKVLYICRECGAQHLQYFGCCPSCGQWNTLDEQVLTPVETAPRWTVPRKSTTLQPLSAKALGEISEQTQSRSASGFTELDRVLGGGIVAGSLVLVAGEPGIGKSTLLLQMAATLGQQQRVLYVCAEESAQQVKLRSQRLGLSAPPSLYLLAETDLEVILQELTHLQPHLAIIDSIQAVYLPQLTAAPGSVSQVREGAAALMRLAKREQISLFIVGHVTKEGAIAGPKVLEHLVDTVLYFEGDRFARHRLVRAVKNRFGASQEVGVFEMGAQGLAEVTNPSALFLGDREPTPGTATIVACEGTRPLVVELQSLVSPTSYPSPRRTATGIEYNRFLQILAVLEKRLGVPLSKLDAYVASSGGLNVAEPAADLGVAVAVVASFRDRWVQPQTVIIGEVGLGGQVRAVSQLELRLREALKLGFRRAIIPESQACGIAGLEIYSVRRVSDAIVAALAPIAPGESP, from the coding sequence ATGCCCAAGCCTAAAGTACTGTACATTTGCCGCGAGTGTGGTGCTCAGCACCTACAGTACTTTGGTTGCTGTCCCAGTTGTGGCCAGTGGAATACCCTTGATGAGCAGGTGCTTACCCCGGTGGAGACCGCCCCTCGATGGACAGTACCCCGAAAATCGACCACTCTCCAGCCCCTGAGTGCCAAAGCCTTAGGAGAGATTAGCGAACAGACCCAGAGCCGTTCTGCCTCTGGATTTACTGAGTTGGATCGGGTTTTGGGAGGAGGGATTGTTGCTGGCTCTCTGGTGTTGGTGGCGGGAGAACCGGGGATTGGCAAGTCTACTCTTTTGCTACAGATGGCAGCCACCTTGGGGCAACAGCAGCGGGTGCTCTACGTCTGTGCTGAGGAATCAGCGCAACAGGTGAAGTTGCGATCGCAGCGACTGGGCCTTTCTGCTCCCCCTTCCCTTTATCTCCTAGCAGAAACAGATTTAGAGGTCATCCTGCAGGAACTCACCCATCTACAACCCCATCTGGCAATTATTGATAGCATCCAAGCAGTGTATTTGCCCCAACTCACCGCTGCCCCGGGATCGGTGTCTCAGGTGCGGGAGGGAGCCGCTGCCTTGATGCGCTTAGCGAAGCGGGAGCAGATTAGTTTATTTATTGTTGGTCATGTCACAAAGGAGGGGGCGATCGCTGGTCCGAAGGTACTGGAGCATCTCGTGGATACAGTGCTCTACTTTGAGGGCGATCGCTTTGCCCGTCATCGCCTCGTGCGTGCGGTCAAAAATCGCTTTGGTGCCAGTCAAGAAGTCGGCGTTTTTGAAATGGGGGCGCAGGGCTTAGCCGAAGTCACCAATCCCTCCGCTCTGTTTTTGGGCGATCGCGAGCCAACCCCCGGCACAGCCACCATTGTTGCCTGTGAAGGGACCCGCCCCCTCGTGGTTGAGTTGCAAAGTTTAGTGAGCCCCACCAGTTATCCCTCTCCTCGCCGCACAGCCACAGGCATTGAGTACAATCGCTTTCTGCAAATTTTAGCCGTACTGGAAAAACGCCTAGGCGTGCCCCTCTCAAAGCTAGATGCCTATGTGGCCTCCTCGGGGGGGCTGAATGTGGCGGAACCCGCTGCGGATCTGGGGGTGGCGGTGGCTGTTGTGGCTAGTTTTCGCGATCGCTGGGTGCAACCCCAAACGGTGATCATTGGCGAAGTGGGTCTAGGGGGACAGGTGCGAGCCGTCTCTCAATTGGAATTACGGCTGCGGGAGGCGCTGAAGTTGGGATTTCGCCGTGCCATTATTCCCGAAAGCCAAGCCTGTGGGATCGCTGGCCTAGAGATCTATTCGGTGCGCCGCGTTAGCGATGCTATTGTGGCTGCCCTTGCCCCGATTGCCCCTGGGGAATCCCCATGA
- a CDS encoding phasin family protein produces MNQQNLLQQLLLIGVGTTSLVAEKLRQVSNQWVKEGRLNADQAKAMVDEVLTHLKEDAASLDEAVQRQTRQFLEGLGVPQQSEIDELRGRIDRLERDLRELKNRSW; encoded by the coding sequence ATGAATCAGCAAAATCTGCTTCAGCAATTGCTCTTAATTGGTGTCGGCACCACCTCCCTTGTGGCCGAAAAGTTACGTCAAGTGAGCAACCAATGGGTGAAAGAGGGACGCCTCAATGCCGATCAAGCCAAGGCAATGGTGGATGAAGTCCTGACCCACCTCAAAGAAGATGCCGCCTCCCTCGATGAAGCGGTACAACGACAAACGCGCCAGTTTTTAGAGGGTTTGGGGGTGCCACAACAGTCAGAAATTGATGAACTGCGGGGACGCATTGATCGCCTAGAACGTGACCTGAGGGAGTTAAAAAATCGTTCATGGTAA
- a CDS encoding phytoene/squalene synthase family protein — protein sequence MIQMVLENPVSVKDAECFCQEILPQVSRTFALSIRFLPGNLGRAVLVAYLICRIADTVEDDPVASIAAKTALLDHLLQCFDSPALANSYGETARGVQGEPAHVQLVKHTGIVFTLYRSLPRTSQQHVQRWVSEMVHGMKKFINLYPNGIRIQTLAEYKEYCYYVAGTVGYLLTDLWHEHSPSIGADEYQVLLKRCAAFGEALQTVNILKDIAWDAEHENSIYIPNESLILQGSSHQTLLSAEHLQQNHAAIKELIALAWHDLDEAQAYLLSVPKAAIPIRLFCVLPLLFAYATLRELTHSTAMLQPGGGVKISRAEVKSLMVMGPLSILSNHGLRWLIGQVRQKPFILGGL from the coding sequence ATGATTCAAATGGTGCTGGAGAACCCAGTTTCCGTCAAGGATGCTGAGTGCTTTTGCCAAGAGATACTGCCCCAAGTCTCGCGCACATTTGCCCTCAGTATTCGTTTCCTCCCCGGAAATTTGGGTCGGGCGGTTCTTGTGGCCTATCTTATCTGTCGCATTGCCGATACCGTTGAGGATGATCCGGTTGCCAGTATCGCCGCCAAAACAGCCCTATTGGATCACCTACTGCAGTGTTTTGACAGTCCTGCTCTGGCCAATAGCTATGGTGAAACGGCACGGGGAGTTCAAGGGGAGCCAGCCCATGTGCAACTGGTGAAACATACGGGAATCGTCTTTACCCTCTACCGTTCTTTGCCCCGTACATCCCAACAGCACGTCCAACGCTGGGTCAGCGAAATGGTGCATGGGATGAAAAAGTTTATTAACCTCTATCCCAACGGCATTCGCATTCAGACCCTCGCTGAATATAAAGAGTACTGTTACTACGTTGCGGGTACGGTCGGCTATCTCCTAACGGATTTGTGGCACGAACATTCCCCCAGCATTGGGGCCGATGAATACCAAGTGCTGCTCAAGCGCTGCGCTGCTTTCGGTGAAGCTCTCCAAACGGTAAACATTCTCAAGGATATTGCTTGGGATGCAGAGCACGAAAACTCAATCTATATTCCCAATGAATCCCTAATCCTCCAAGGTAGCAGTCATCAGACCCTTCTCAGTGCTGAGCATCTTCAGCAAAATCATGCAGCCATTAAAGAATTGATTGCCCTCGCTTGGCACGATCTCGATGAAGCCCAAGCCTACTTGCTATCCGTACCCAAGGCGGCGATTCCGATTCGTCTCTTTTGCGTCTTACCACTGCTGTTTGCCTATGCCACCCTACGGGAGCTCACCCACTCAACGGCGATGCTGCAACCGGGGGGTGGGGTTAAAATTAGTCGTGCAGAGGTGAAATCCCTCATGGTGATGGGGCCTTTATCGATTCTCAGTAACCACGGTCTGCGCTGGTTAATTGGCCAAGTACGGCAAAAGCCTTTCATCCTTGGCGGACTTTAG
- a CDS encoding GNAT family N-acetyltransferase, whose amino-acid sequence MSFCFAIRPATPEDVPILFQLIQALAAYEKLSHAVSGTEEALREHLFGDRPPAEVLLAHTPTEVIGYALFFTTYSTFLTRPGLWLEDLFVLPAYRRQGVGTALLKAVVRLARERDYGRIEWSVLDWNTPALQFYERLGATVLPEWRICRLSGDVLKYFGSPDEPG is encoded by the coding sequence GTGTCTTTCTGCTTTGCGATTCGTCCAGCGACCCCGGAGGATGTGCCCATCCTCTTCCAACTGATCCAAGCCCTTGCCGCCTATGAAAAGCTCAGTCATGCGGTAAGCGGTACAGAGGAAGCACTGCGAGAGCATTTATTTGGCGATCGCCCCCCTGCCGAGGTCCTCCTTGCCCATACCCCTACAGAAGTCATTGGCTACGCCCTCTTTTTTACCACCTACTCCACATTCCTGACGCGCCCCGGCCTTTGGCTAGAGGATTTGTTTGTCCTACCTGCCTATCGGCGCCAAGGGGTGGGCACTGCTCTACTGAAGGCAGTGGTACGGCTGGCCAGGGAGCGCGACTATGGCCGTATCGAGTGGAGCGTTTTGGACTGGAATACGCCTGCCCTTCAATTCTACGAGCGCCTGGGTGCCACTGTTCTACCTGAGTGGCGGATCTGCCGCCTGAGTGGTGATGTCCTTAAGTACTTCGGCAGTCCTGACGAGCCTGGGTGA
- a CDS encoding MAPEG family protein, whose amino-acid sequence MMLSNIPWLLAASLLTAMLLIYFPYIFVVVGRLQVGFDMAAPRALFEKLPPFAQRAVWAHENSFETFMPFAAAVLLTLFAGVNNVTVAIASLSFVVARFLYSICYIANFPLGRSLMFGVGTAATLTLFWQSLTALAA is encoded by the coding sequence ATGATGTTGAGCAATATCCCTTGGCTACTGGCTGCAAGTTTACTGACAGCAATGCTGCTTATCTATTTCCCCTACATTTTTGTTGTGGTAGGACGCCTGCAGGTGGGCTTTGATATGGCGGCTCCCCGTGCCCTTTTTGAGAAGCTCCCTCCCTTTGCGCAGCGGGCGGTATGGGCCCACGAAAATAGTTTTGAAACGTTTATGCCTTTTGCGGCGGCGGTGCTGCTAACCCTCTTTGCTGGGGTGAATAATGTAACGGTGGCGATCGCTAGCCTCAGTTTTGTTGTAGCTCGCTTTTTATACAGCATTTGCTACATTGCCAATTTTCCCCTAGGGCGCTCCCTGATGTTTGGTGTCGGGACGGCAGCCACCCTGACGCTGTTTTGGCAAAGTCTTACCGCCCTAGCTGCCTAA
- the cobU gene encoding bifunctional adenosylcobinamide kinase/adenosylcobinamide-phosphate guanylyltransferase, with product MPNHVLVTGPTRSGKSEWAEALAAQSKQPVIYIATAIASPEDMEWLQRIQQHRARRPAAWELRDCPLELAALVRDLPPNHCALVDSLGTWVANCLDQSQDQWQATVAELLASVQACAAQLILVAEEVGWGVVPASVSGRCFRDRLGALCQQLSPLMTEVYLVTAGFALPLHQWGIGLKPLRDQLDAQG from the coding sequence ATGCCTAATCATGTCTTGGTGACCGGTCCGACCCGCAGCGGCAAGAGTGAATGGGCAGAAGCCTTGGCTGCCCAAAGCAAACAACCGGTGATTTATATTGCGACGGCGATCGCCTCCCCAGAGGATATGGAATGGTTACAGCGGATTCAACAGCACCGTGCCCGCCGCCCCGCTGCCTGGGAATTGCGGGACTGTCCCCTTGAACTGGCGGCCCTAGTGCGTGACCTGCCGCCTAATCATTGCGCGCTTGTGGACTCCTTGGGAACCTGGGTAGCCAACTGCCTAGATCAATCCCAAGATCAATGGCAAGCAACCGTTGCCGAATTGCTGGCGAGTGTGCAAGCCTGTGCCGCTCAACTCATTTTGGTTGCCGAAGAGGTGGGCTGGGGAGTCGTTCCTGCCTCTGTCAGTGGTCGCTGTTTTCGCGATCGCCTCGGTGCTCTGTGTCAGCAATTGAGTCCCCTGATGACGGAAGTGTATCTTGTAACCGCTGGCTTTGCGCTGCCCCTCCACCAATGGGGGATCGGCCTCAAACCTCTGAGGGATCAATTGGACGCCCAAGGATAA
- a CDS encoding 6-carboxytetrahydropterin synthase, translating to MNCIIHRRAEFAASHRYWLPEWSEAENLARFGANSRFPGHGHNYELFVSMEGVVDDFGMVLNLSDVKHIIRREVIEPLNFSYLNEVWPEFQATLPTTEHIARVIWDRLFPHLPLVRIRLFEHPRLWADYTGDPMEAYLSVGAHFSAAHRLALEDLSYEENCRIYGKCARPHGHGHNYHVEITVKGSIHPRTGMVVDLVKLEEVLKEQVIEPLDHTFLNKDIPYFATVVPTAENIAIYIAHLLQEPVRQLGATLHRVKLIESPNNSCEILCEELPPRNEVISGALPVLERV from the coding sequence ATGAATTGTATCATCCACCGCCGTGCTGAGTTTGCCGCCAGTCATCGCTACTGGTTACCAGAATGGTCTGAAGCGGAAAATTTGGCTCGGTTTGGTGCCAATAGTCGCTTTCCTGGCCACGGTCATAACTATGAGTTGTTTGTTTCTATGGAGGGGGTTGTTGATGACTTTGGCATGGTGTTGAACCTATCGGATGTCAAGCACATCATTCGCCGTGAAGTCATTGAACCCCTGAATTTTTCCTATCTCAATGAAGTGTGGCCAGAGTTTCAAGCCACGTTACCCACGACGGAGCATATTGCGCGGGTGATTTGGGATCGACTCTTTCCCCATTTACCCCTTGTGCGCATTCGCCTGTTTGAACATCCCCGCCTTTGGGCGGACTACACGGGAGACCCTATGGAAGCCTATCTTTCTGTTGGTGCTCACTTTAGTGCGGCCCATCGTCTAGCCCTTGAGGACCTCAGCTACGAAGAGAACTGCCGCATCTATGGCAAGTGTGCGCGCCCCCACGGCCATGGCCACAACTACCATGTGGAGATTACGGTTAAGGGCTCTATTCATCCGCGTACCGGGATGGTTGTGGATTTGGTTAAGCTCGAGGAAGTCCTCAAAGAACAGGTGATTGAACCTTTGGATCACACGTTTTTGAATAAGGATATTCCCTACTTCGCGACGGTGGTGCCAACGGCAGAAAATATCGCCATTTACATTGCCCATTTGTTGCAGGAGCCGGTTCGCCAATTGGGTGCAACGCTTCATAGGGTGAAGTTGATTGAGAGTCCCAATAACTCTTGCGAAATCCTCTGCGAAGAATTGCCCCCTCGGAATGAGGTGATCAGTGGTGCTCTACCAGTGTTGGAGCGAGTCTAG
- the sufU gene encoding Fe-S cluster assembly sulfur transfer protein SufU — translation MSIDNLRTLYQQVILEHYKKPRHRGRTQPVDRQQRGHNPSCGDTIDLTVALETNQQGETIIKDIQFEGEGCAIAMASADLMADALRGQPVSRALQMVEQFQAMMKGQFEFPPEFRKLNVMRGVAQFPVRIKCATLTWHTLRAALQQDQAPVNGFVSNEEEQ, via the coding sequence ATGTCTATCGATAATCTTCGCACGCTCTACCAGCAGGTTATTCTGGAACACTATAAGAAACCCCGCCATCGGGGTCGCACCCAGCCTGTGGATCGTCAGCAACGGGGACATAATCCCTCCTGTGGAGACACGATTGATTTAACCGTTGCCCTAGAGACAAATCAGCAGGGGGAAACGATCATCAAAGATATTCAGTTTGAGGGGGAAGGCTGCGCGATCGCGATGGCCTCAGCAGACTTGATGGCCGATGCCCTGCGGGGTCAGCCCGTCAGTCGCGCCCTCCAAATGGTGGAGCAGTTCCAAGCCATGATGAAGGGACAATTTGAGTTTCCCCCGGAATTCCGTAAGCTGAATGTGATGCGGGGAGTGGCTCAGTTTCCTGTGCGCATTAAGTGTGCCACCTTGACCTGGCATACCCTCCGCGCGGCCTTACAACAAGATCAGGCCCCTGTGAATGGCTTTGTCAGTAATGAGGAGGAACAGTAG
- the argF gene encoding ornithine carbamoyltransferase codes for METLRGRDLLSIADLSRAEAEYLLDLAAQMKIGKVAPQCPKVLGLLFQKASTRTRVSFTVAMYQLGGQVIDLNPQSTQVGRGEPLTDTARVLDRYLDAVAIRTYGQAELQLFADYARIPVINALTDREHPCQILADLLTLRESFGTLAGLTLCYIGDGNNVAHSLLLGCALLGVNIRVASPPQFAPLADIVAQAKALSGGKSEVAVLTDPQAAAKGAHALYTDVWASMGQEAEAGDRQPIFQPYQINDHLLALADPRAIVLHCLPAHRDEEITASVLEGPQSRVWEQAENRLHVQKALLASLLV; via the coding sequence ATGGAAACACTGCGGGGCCGTGATTTGCTGAGCATCGCCGACCTCTCACGGGCAGAGGCGGAGTATCTGCTAGATTTAGCCGCTCAGATGAAAATCGGCAAGGTGGCTCCCCAGTGTCCTAAGGTCTTGGGGCTGCTGTTTCAGAAGGCCTCCACCCGTACCCGTGTCAGCTTTACGGTGGCAATGTACCAACTGGGCGGCCAAGTCATTGACCTGAATCCCCAATCCACCCAGGTGGGGCGCGGTGAACCGTTGACCGATACAGCACGGGTATTGGATCGCTATTTGGATGCGGTGGCAATTCGCACCTATGGTCAGGCAGAGCTGCAACTGTTTGCCGACTATGCACGGATACCGGTGATTAATGCCCTCACCGATCGCGAGCATCCCTGTCAGATTTTGGCGGATCTGCTGACGCTGCGGGAATCCTTTGGCACATTGGCGGGACTGACCCTCTGCTACATTGGCGATGGCAATAATGTGGCCCATTCACTGCTACTGGGCTGTGCCCTCTTGGGGGTGAATATTCGTGTGGCTTCACCACCCCAGTTTGCGCCTTTGGCCGATATTGTGGCGCAAGCTAAGGCACTGAGTGGTGGTAAGAGTGAAGTGGCTGTTCTCACGGATCCACAGGCAGCGGCGAAGGGTGCCCACGCCCTTTACACCGATGTTTGGGCAAGTATGGGGCAGGAGGCGGAAGCCGGCGATCGCCAACCCATTTTTCAGCCCTACCAAATTAATGATCACCTCCTAGCCCTTGCGGATCCGCGGGCGATCGTTCTCCATTGCCTGCCGGCTCACCGCGATGAGGAAATTACCGCCAGTGTGCTTGAAGGACCCCAGTCTCGTGTTTGGGAGCAGGCGGAAAATCGCCTCCATGTCCAGAAGGCTCTGCTTGCCAGTCTCTTGGTCTAG